From Vicingus serpentipes, the proteins below share one genomic window:
- a CDS encoding DinB family protein → MNDIKKHNFAEYFNNYINLVEDADFISALKNSYKTTKEIISTISEEQANTAYAEGKWTIKELLVHIMDTERIFCERALRFARNDKQDLPGFDHDDFVLGSEANDRTLKSIMKEYKTIRKSTIALFKNFSPAMLEKSGTANKNKLTVLSIGFIITGHETHHRNVLQEKYLGI, encoded by the coding sequence ATGAACGACATAAAAAAACACAACTTTGCTGAGTATTTTAACAACTATATTAACTTAGTTGAAGATGCTGATTTTATTTCTGCATTAAAAAACTCTTATAAAACCACAAAAGAAATCATTTCTACTATTTCTGAAGAACAAGCAAACACTGCTTATGCGGAAGGAAAATGGACAATTAAAGAATTACTAGTTCATATTATGGATACTGAACGTATTTTTTGTGAACGTGCTTTACGTTTTGCAAGAAATGACAAACAAGATTTACCTGGCTTTGACCATGATGATTTTGTTTTAGGTTCTGAAGCAAATGATAGAACATTAAAATCGATTATGAAAGAATACAAAACTATTCGTAAATCGACAATTGCCTTATTTAAAAACTTCTCACCTGCTATGCTTGAAAAAAGTGGCACAGCAAATAAAAACAAGCTTACTGTATTAAGTATTGGCTTTATTATAACAGGGCACGAAACACATCATAGAAATGTGTTGCAAGAAAAGTATTTGGGGATTTAA
- a CDS encoding DUF4197 domain-containing protein has product MKKHITITGLAIIVSISIASAQSWKKLTKDVGSKVESVKGGTGLSEDEVGAGLKEALIQGVEKGVAQLSQADGYFKDPQIKIPMPDEAKKVETKLRKLGQGEKVDEAILSMNRAAEDAASEAKDLFVAAIKAMTITDAMNILKGNDDAATRYLRKSTNTELTEKFRPIIKTSLDKVGATKHWETVFSTYNKVPFVDKVNPDLEQYVTEKAITGLFIQVAKEELQIRKNPAARATDLLKKVFGN; this is encoded by the coding sequence ATGAAAAAGCATATAACTATTACTGGATTAGCAATTATTGTAAGCATATCAATCGCTTCGGCACAATCGTGGAAAAAGCTAACCAAAGATGTTGGTAGTAAAGTTGAATCAGTTAAAGGCGGTACCGGTTTGTCGGAAGATGAAGTTGGAGCTGGATTAAAAGAAGCGTTAATTCAAGGGGTAGAAAAAGGTGTTGCTCAGTTGTCGCAGGCAGATGGTTATTTTAAAGACCCTCAAATAAAAATACCAATGCCTGATGAGGCTAAAAAGGTAGAAACAAAACTTAGAAAATTAGGACAAGGAGAAAAGGTTGATGAAGCAATTTTATCGATGAATAGAGCTGCAGAAGATGCTGCTTCAGAAGCTAAAGATTTGTTTGTCGCAGCAATTAAAGCAATGACAATTACCGATGCTATGAATATTTTAAAAGGAAATGACGATGCTGCTACACGTTATTTAAGAAAATCTACTAACACTGAATTAACCGAAAAATTTAGACCAATAATAAAAACTTCTTTAGATAAGGTTGGAGCAACCAAACACTGGGAAACAGTTTTTTCTACTTATAATAAAGTTCCTTTTGTAGATAAAGTAAATCCCGATTTAGAACAGTATGTAACTGAAAAAGCAATTACAGGTTTGTTTATTCAAGTTGCAAAAGAAGAATTACAAATTAGAAAAAATCCTGCAGCTAGGGCTACAGACTTATTGAAAAAAGTATTTGGGAATTAA
- the mltG gene encoding endolytic transglycosylase MltG, with product MIKKVIISLLIIGLAIGGYMGYDMYKNVYQPNVTISKNQNNYFYIHTGYTFENVVNDLYEYGYILNRNSFEWVAEKKANFKNNIKPGKYRLKDGMSNNDLIDLLRSGTQEPVKVTFNNVRTTKELAGKITRNLECDSVDFYNLISDKEFTKKYGFNTITILTLFLPNTYEFYWNTSAEQLIKRMADEYKNYWTAERKAKAKKLNLSQSEVAILASIVQAEQSVHADERPKVAGLYINRLRLGMLLQSDPTVVYGIGDFSINRVLTKHLQTNHPYNTYMYKGLPPGPINLPSIKSLDAVLNYETHNYIYMCAKADFSGYHAFAANYNQHINNARQYQRELNRRKIYN from the coding sequence ATGATTAAAAAAGTAATCATATCCCTATTGATAATAGGCTTAGCAATAGGTGGGTACATGGGGTACGATATGTATAAGAATGTCTATCAGCCAAACGTAACTATCTCAAAAAACCAAAACAATTATTTTTATATTCATACTGGTTATACTTTTGAGAATGTGGTAAACGATTTGTATGAATATGGCTACATTCTTAATCGAAATTCGTTTGAATGGGTAGCTGAAAAAAAAGCGAATTTTAAGAATAATATAAAACCAGGAAAGTATCGTTTAAAAGACGGAATGAGTAACAATGATTTAATTGATTTGTTGAGATCTGGAACACAAGAGCCTGTAAAAGTTACTTTTAATAATGTAAGGACAACAAAAGAACTTGCCGGTAAAATAACTAGAAATTTAGAGTGTGATAGTGTTGACTTTTACAACCTAATTTCCGATAAAGAATTCACCAAAAAATATGGTTTTAATACGATTACGATTTTAACCTTGTTTTTACCAAACACCTATGAGTTCTATTGGAATACTTCTGCCGAACAGCTGATTAAACGAATGGCTGATGAATACAAAAACTATTGGACAGCCGAACGAAAAGCAAAAGCAAAAAAGTTAAATTTATCACAGTCGGAAGTTGCTATTTTAGCAAGTATAGTGCAGGCAGAACAGTCGGTACATGCTGATGAACGACCAAAAGTAGCTGGATTATATATTAATCGTTTACGATTGGGTATGTTATTACAATCAGATCCTACGGTAGTTTATGGTATTGGCGATTTTTCTATTAATAGAGTATTAACTAAACATTTACAAACGAATCATCCATACAATACATATATGTATAAAGGTTTGCCACCAGGACCAATTAATTTACCAAGTATAAAATCGTTAGATGCTGTTTTAAATTATGAAACCCATAATTATATTTACATGTGCGCTAAAGCCGATTTTAGTGGTTACCATGCTTTTGCAGCTAATTACAATCAGCATATAAATAATGCTCGCCAATACCAACGAGAATTGAATAGAAGAAAGATTTATAATTAA